From a single Populus trichocarpa isolate Nisqually-1 chromosome 17, P.trichocarpa_v4.1, whole genome shotgun sequence genomic region:
- the LOC18099412 gene encoding E3 ubiquitin-protein ligase SINA-like 10, with amino-acid sequence MVKFPEENEDGPSNPSRKRQRVSSTSGGFSAATPNQETQQHLENENQEATQQHQENENRETTHQHQSNENEETQQHESNEENEGTHQHQANENEETQQHQENENQESSEEEDEYLSDGGAEAEQEDDVLDKLSSFLGDGAMSMTLMDLDILDCAICLYPLTIPVFQCENGHTACSSCCSKLAHKCPACSFPIGNNRCRAIEKVLESVRIPCENMRYGCGGTFIYSEKYNHDKSCIYAPCSCPIQGCNFISSSKKLDPHLRCRHVGDVIRFYYGGAFPLPLTVGQNSVVLQETDDGAIFILHHHEETFGNIVTISCLGPPTSAGEHFYELSTNEYFYDLSKKSQGKSFKFQSYMQSIQSRVDHPLSAGLVLPPGQFFGTSKMIYLDLIIWRKGDCPLNIQSSTNAN; translated from the exons ATGGTTAAGTTCcctgaagaaaatgaagatggaCCCAGCAATCCATCTCGCAAGAGACAAAGGGTTTCTTCAACTTCCGGTGGTTTTTCTGCTGCTACTCCAAACCAAGAGACCCAACAGCATCTAGAGAATGAAAATCAAGAAGCAACCCAACAGCACCAAGAGAATGAAAATCGAGAGACAACCCATCAGcatcaatcaaatgaaaatgaagagacCCAACAGCATgaatcaaatgaagaaaatgaagggACCCATCAGCATCAAgcaaatgaaaatgaagaaaccCAACAgcatcaagaaaatgaaaatcaagaatCTTCTGAAGAAGAGGACGAGTATCTTAGTGATGGTGGGGCGGAAGCTGAACAAGAGGATGACGTACTCGATAAATTAAGCAGTTTTCTTGGCGATGGTGCCATGTCAATGACCCTCATGGACCTAGATATTCTTGATTGCGCAATCTGCTTATATCCCTTGACTATCCCTGTctttcag TGTGAGAATGGGCACACAGCTTGCTCTTCCTGCTGCAGTAAACTTGCACATAAATGTCCTGCCTGCTCGTTTCCTATCGGCAATAATCGCTGTCGGGCTATCGAGAAGGTTCTTGAATCAGTAAGGATACCATGCGAAAATATGCGGTATGGGTGTGGAGGGACATTTATTTACAGCGAGAAGTACAATCATGATAAGAGTTGCATCTATGCACCATGCTCCTGCCCAATACAAGGTTGCAACTTCATCAGCTCTTCTAAGAAGTTAGACCCGCATTTGCGTTGCAGGCATGTAGGTGATGTGATACGCTTTTACTATGGTGGGGCATTCCCTCTTCCCTTAACTGTTGGTCAAAATTCTGTGGTTCTCCAAGAAACTGACGATGGTGCTATAtttattcttcatcatcatgAAGAAACCTTTGGGAATATTGTCACAATTAGTTGCTTAGGGCCGCCCACATCTGCAGGAGAACACTTCTACGAACTTTCAACAAATGAATACTTCTatgatctttcaaaaaaatctcaGGGAAAGAGTTTCAAATTTCAGTCTTATATGCAGAGTATTCAGAGCAGGGTTGATCACCCTCTCTCGGCGGGGCTCGTTCTACCTCCAGGTCAGTTTTTTGGTACATCTAAGATGATATACCTTGATCTCATCATATGGCGTAAGGGTGACTGCCCTTTAAACATCCAAAGCAGTACAAATGCCAATTAA
- the LOC18099414 gene encoding uncharacterized protein LOC18099414: MALSFEETNLLYSQLRSEQIPFDEIVTEFLNKINRSRSSPLSASLLLLLQNKKMLKSTERLIAFAILYQTYSSQPTSANPYVALFINAACDEDAEKYERAFVLQLLASGGSGGSKEFLKQSAANYIKLFDPSVHAFPSREQLQHQYSDKVHPEAHNSIFKNDSLKNIVPDPDVPRGCDANSPEFDLQPGAKPKLGSGDRDEALLGLLANLSTEGIGHQWIRPRPPRLPIQDGELVWLNPDSNHELVWDHGMCADTSKGAAVRDLIAKALKGPLAPAQQEQVLVELTNDPKLVYHCGLAPRKLPELVENNPLIAVEVLTKLINSPEIADYFTVLVNMDMSLHSMEVVNRLTTAVELPKEFVRMYITNCISSCENIKDKYMQNRLVRLVCVFLQSLIRNRIIDVKDLFIEVQAFCIEFSRIREAAALFRLLKTLE; the protein is encoded by the exons atggCTTTAAGCTTCGAAGAAACAAACTTGTTATATTCACAACTGAGATCAGAGCAAATACCATTCGATGAAATCGTCACGGAGTTTCTCAACAAAATCAATCGCTCTCGCTCTTCCCCTCTTTCCGCCTCTCTCTTGCTCCTCTTACAG AATAAGAAGATGCTGAAGTCTACGGAACGGTTAATTGCGTTTGCGATTCTTTATCAGACTTATTCATCGCAGCCGACTTCCGCAAATCCGTATGTGGCTTTGTTTATCAAT GCTGCTTGTGATGAGGACGCGGAAAAATATGAGAGGGCGTTTGTTCTTCAGTTGTTAGCCTCTGGTGGCTCCGGCGGTAGCAAAGAg TTTCTTAAACAGTCAGCTGCGAATTACATCAAACTTTTTGATCCTTCAGTCCAT GCTTTCCCATCACGTGAACAATTGCAGCATCAATATTCTGATAAAGTCCATCCTGAAGCACATAATTCCATATTTAAAAACGATTCGCTGAAAAATATAGTGCCAGATCCAGATGTACCCCGTGGTTGTGATGCAAATTCACCAGA GTTTGATTTGCAACCTGGAGCAAAACCTAAACTTGGATCTGGAGATAGAGATGAGGCTCTGCTTGGATTGTTGGCAAACTTGTCAACAGAGGGAATTGGTCATCAATGGATCAGGCCTCGACCACCGAGATTGCCGATACAAGATGGCGAA CTAGTGTGGCTCAATCCCGATAGCAATCATGAGCTTGTATGGGATCATGGGATGTGTGCTGATACTAGCAAGGGAGCAGCTGTTAGGGACTTGATTGCAAAAGCCCTGAAGGGACCTCTCGCCCCTGCTCAACAGGAG CAAGTCTTGGTGGAATTGACTAATGACCCAAAGCTTGTATATCACTGTGGACTGGCACCAAGGAAGTTACCT GAATTGGTGGAGAACAATCCCCTTATTGCAGTTGAAGTTCTTACAAAGTTGATAAATTCTCCTGAAATTGCAGA TTACTTCACAGTTCTTGTCAATATGGACATGAGTCTACATTCAATGGAAGTTGTGAACCGGCTTACAACAGCAGTTGAACTTCCAAAGGAGTTTGTTCGGATGTACATAACTAATTGTATTTCATCTTGTGAAAATATCAAG GATAAATACATGCAGAACCGACTTGTCAGACTTGTTTGTGTTTTCCTGCAGAGTCTGATCCGAAACAGAATTATTGATG TTAAGGATCTCTTCATTGAAGTCCAAGCGTTTTGCATTGAGTTTTCACGGATTAGAGAAGCAGCTGCTTTATTTAGACTCCTTAAGACCTTGGAATGA
- the LOC18099411 gene encoding probable S-adenosylmethionine-dependent methyltransferase At5g38780 has translation MENSETKTLPKSWAMVGGDGPRSYAQNSSYQRGVLVIVDELMDEGIKETLDFKSPCSDSSNMCTFRIADFGCSAGPNTFLAMEKIMEAVEQKYHAQFQNSPPLEFQVFFNDVTANDFNTLFKTLPSYQKYFAAGVPGTFYGRLFPKSTLHLAYASYSLQWLSKVPEEVVDTRSPAWNKGSIQCSGTAKEVAKAYSAQFKTDMDNFLNARAQEIIGGGLMVIIICGLPDGILMSQTVAGICIELLGSCLIDMAKLGVISEEKVDTFNLPLYFSSAKELEEIIKNNEHFCIERLNRLNHPMMKMKVEFHISLYRAVLQGLLEAHFGRDDVDKIFEYFAKKLAENYDSVFNAANHQHVEHFVLLKRNIN, from the exons ATGGAAAATAGCGAGACCAAAACACTGCCAAAATCATGGGCCATGGTTGGTGGAGATGGACCTCGTAGCTATGCCCAAAATTCTTCTTATCAG AGGGGAGTGCTGGTTATCGTGGATGAATTGATGGATGAAGGCATCAAAGAGACGCTTGACTTTAAAAGCCCCTGTTCTGATTCTTCAAATATGTGCACATTTCGAATCGCAGATTTTGGATGTTCTGCTGGGCCGAATACATTCTTGGCAATGGAGAAAATCATGGAAGCTGTGGAGCAGAAATACCATGCCCAGTTCCAAAACTCCCCACCCTTAGAGTTCCAAGTTTTCTTCAACGACGTCACGGCCAATGATTTCAACACTCTCTTCAAAACCCTTCCATCCTATCAAAAATACTTTGCTGCTGGAGTGCCTGGTACTTTTTATGGTCGTCTATTCCCAAAGTCAACGCTCCATCTTGCATACGCTTCCTATTCCTTGCAATGGCTCTCTAAGGTTCCAGAGGAAGTTGTGGACACCAGATCTCCAGCGTGGAATAAGGGTAGCATACAGTGCAGTGGAACTGCAAAAGAAGTAGCGAAGGCGTATTCAGCTCAGTTCAAAACGGATATGGATAACTTTCTGAATGCTAGAGCTCAAGAAATTATTGGTGGAGGATTGATGGTGATCATAATTTGTGGTCTTCCTGACGGCATCCTTATGTCTCAAACTGTAGCTGGAATATGCATTGAGCTTTTGGGGTCTTGCCTCATCGACATGGCGAAATTG GGAGTGATTAGTGAAGAAAAGGTGGATACCTTTAATTTGCCTCTTTACTTTTCTTCAGCTAAGGAGTTGGAAGAGATTATAAAGAACAATGAACATTTCTGTATTGAGAGATTGAACAGGCTGAATCACCCTATGATGAAAATGAAGGTCGAATTTCATATTTCGCTTTATAGAGCTGTTCTTCAGGGTCTATTGGAAGCACACTTTGGAAGGGATGATGTTGACAAAATATTCGAATATTTTGCCAAGAAGCTCGCAGAGAATTATGACTCGGTCTTCAATGCGGCAAACCATCAACACGTCGAGCATTTTGTCCTGCTGAAGCGTAACATTAATTGA